In Tachysurus fulvidraco isolate hzauxx_2018 chromosome 25, HZAU_PFXX_2.0, whole genome shotgun sequence, the following proteins share a genomic window:
- the LOC125140233 gene encoding uncharacterized protein LOC125140233, whose protein sequence is MKMLQLVLILLVLSGVFTQDSKWGVKYPDKPICAVRGFSISINCSYSYPQGHQVKQKLWCSSNLNTYKCEDEYVYNSSLNTESDFKFTGDDKSDCTLLIHNVQFNYSRVYRFKFITNVTGGKWTGEPGATLQVTDLKVSLIRLSGNGTLKQGDSLNLTCDVNCTHTSSQFVWSKNNQRLYTSGPVLHFPALTLRDSGDYTCTWGTGETSGSETISLHVEDEILEGSNSWIFWMVVVVTAGLILGVVIFSRRHVHTEPLMEDDSDIYTTVQYDTFTMN, encoded by the exons atgaagatgCTGCAGTTGGTTCTGATTCTGCTCGTGCTGTCTG GTGTTTTCACTCAGGACAGTAAATGGGGTGTGAAATATCCTGATAAACCGATCTGTGCTGTGAGAGGATTCAGTATCTCCATTAACTGTAGTTATTCTTATCCACAAGGTCATCAGGTGAAACAAAAGCTTTGGTGCTCGAGTAACTTAAACACATATAAGTGTGAAGATGAGTATGTTTATAACAGCTCATTAAACACCGAGTCAGACTTTAAGTTCACTGGAGATGACAAATCAGactgtactttattaatccaTAATGTACAGTTCAATTATTCTAGAGTTTACAGATTCAAATTTATTACTAATGTGACTGGTGGTAAATGGACAGGTGAACCTGGAGCGACTCTACAAGTTAcag atttaaaggtgTCACTAATCAGACTCAGTGGAAACGGAACCCTTAAACAAGGAGACTCCTTAAATCTGACGTGTGATgtgaactgcacacacacttcctcacagttTGTGTGGTCTAAGAACAACCAGCGTTTATATACATCAGGACCCGTTCTTCACTTTCCTGCTCTAACCCTGAGGGATTCTGGGGATTACACCTGCACTTGGGGAACCGGTGAGACGTCAGGATCTGAAACCATCAGCCTTCACGTGGAGG ATGAAATCCTTGAAGGTTCTAATTCATGGATCTTCTGGATGGTTGTTGTGGTGACAGCTGGACTGATTTTGGGTGTTGTGATTTTCAGCAGGAG acaCGTCCACACTGAGCCGCTGATGGAGGACGATTCAGACatctacaccacagtacagtaCGATACATTCACCATGAACTGA
- the LOC125138455 gene encoding uncharacterized protein LOC125138455 isoform X2, whose amino-acid sequence MKMLQLVLILLVLSGVFTQDSKWGVKYPDKPICAVRGFSVSIKCSYSDPQTRQVKQKLWCSMNSNTDKCEAPQYVYNSSINTESDFKFTGDDKSDCTLLIHNVQFSYSGVYKFRFSTNVTGGKWTGEPGATLQVTDLKVSLIRLSGNGTLKQGDSLNLTCDVSCTHTSSQFVWSKNNQRLYTSGPVLHFPALTLRDSGDYTCTWGTGETSGSETISLHVEDDTENPERWLMWVIVGVTAGVIVIITGAVIHKRRSVHTEQKNEDDSENYNNVQKDEDDSAIYTNIQKDEDDSAIYANL is encoded by the exons atgaagatgCTGCAGTTGGTTCTGATTCTGCTCGTGCTGTCTG GTGTTTTCACTCAGGACAGTAAATGGGGTGTGAAATATCCTGATAAACCGATCTGTGCTGTGAGAGGATTCAGTGTCTCCATTAAATGTAGTTATTCTGATCCACAAACTCGTCAGGTGAAACAAAAGCTTTGGTGCTCGATGAACTCAAACACAGATAAGTGTGAAGCCCCACAGTATGTTTATAACAGCTCAataaacacagagtcagactTTAAGTTCACTGGAGACGACAAATCAGactgtactttattaatccacaatgtacagttcagttattctgGAGTTTACAAATTCAGATTTAGTACTAATGTGACCGGTGGTAAATGGACAGGTGAACCTGGAGCGACTCTACAAGTTACAG atttaaaggtgTCACTAATCAGACTCAGTGGAAACGGAACCCTTAAACAAGGAGACTCCTTAAATCTGACGTGTGATGTgagctgcacacacacttcctcacagttTGTGTGGTCTAAGAACAACCAGCGTTTATATACATCAGGACCCGTTCTTCACTTTCCTGCTCTAACCCTGAGGGATTCTGGGGATTACACCTGCACTTGGGGAACCGGTGAGACGTCAGGATCTGAAACTATCAGCCTTCACGTGGAGG ATGACACAGAAAATCCTGAACGTTGGTTGATGTGGGTCATTGTTGGTGTGACTGCCGGAGTGATCGTCATCATCACAGGAGCTGTGATTCACAAAAGGAG GAGTGTCCACACCGAGCAGAAGAACGAGGATGATTCTGAAAACTACAACAACGTCCAGAAGGATGAGGATGATTCTGCAATCTACACCAACATCCAGAAGGATGAGGATGACTCTGCAATCTACGCTAATTTATAA
- the LOC125138455 gene encoding uncharacterized protein LOC125138455 isoform X1, translating into MKMLQLGLILLVLSGVFTQDSKWGVKYPDKLICAVRGFSGSIKCSYYYPQGHQVKQKLWCSMNTNTEHCVDPPYVYNSSSNTESDFKFTGDDKSDCTLLIHNVQFSYSGVYKFRFITDVTGGRWTGDPGATLQVTDLKVSLIRLSGNGTLKQGDSLNLTCDVSCTHTSSQFVWSKNNQRLYTSGPVLHFPALTLRDSGDYTCTWGTGETSGSETISLHVEDDTENPERWLMWVIVGVTAGVIVIITGAVIHKRRSVHTEQKNEDDSENYNNVQKDEDDSAIYTNIQKDEDDSAIYANL; encoded by the exons atgaagatgCTGCAGTTGGGTTTGATTCTGCTCGTGCTGTCTG GTGTTTTCACTCAGGACAGTAAATGGGGTGTGAAATATCCTGATAAACTGATCTGTGCTGTGAGAGGATTCAGTGGCTCCattaaatgtagttattattatcCACAAGGTCATCAGGTGAAACAAAAGCTTTGGTGCTcgatgaacacaaacacagaacactgtGTAGACCCACCGTATGTTTATAACAGCTCATCAAACACCGAGTCAGACTTTAAGTTCACTGGAGACGACAAATCAGactgtactttattaatccacaatgtacagttcagttattctgGAGTTTacaaattcagatttattactGATGTGACCGGTGGTAGATGGACAGGTGATCCTGGAGCGACTCTACAAGTTACAG atttaaaggtgTCACTAATCAGACTCAGTGGAAACGGAACCCTTAAACAAGGAGACTCCTTAAATCTGACGTGTGATGTgagctgcacacacacttcctcacagttTGTGTGGTCTAAGAACAACCAGCGTTTATATACATCAGGACCCGTTCTTCACTTTCCTGCTCTAACCCTGAGGGATTCTGGGGATTACACCTGCACTTGGGGAACCGGTGAGACGTCAGGATCTGAAACTATCAGCCTTCACGTGGAGG ATGACACAGAAAATCCTGAACGTTGGTTGATGTGGGTCATTGTTGGTGTGACTGCCGGAGTGATCGTCATCATCACAGGAGCTGTGATTCACAAAAGGAG GAGTGTCCACACCGAGCAGAAGAACGAGGATGATTCTGAAAACTACAACAACGTCCAGAAGGATGAGGATGATTCTGCAATCTACACCAACATCCAGAAGGATGAGGATGACTCTGCAATCTACGCTAATTTATAA